A genomic region of Pirellulales bacterium contains the following coding sequences:
- a CDS encoding MlaD family protein — translation MDERVIQFRVGVMVLAALIITAILVLLFGELPAMVRGTYTVYMHFPEAHDVSADSPVRKSGILIGRVTSVEFAEGGGVLVTAKIRDEITLRRNEIARLSSSLLGGDGEIQIVPSPPDAKLPDEPVKSGDLIVGQAPPSDPIQVVGRLEGDLSTAITSIGRTSDQIGQLAGQVNDLLRGNGEQFSRIVTKVERTLDGLQTAVGSVNEMLADPDAPLPPQAEGPLPEATAMNQPTPAGAAGQPQTVVIEPPDEALTPRSRGQLRRAMEELPQIMSDVRDAVQRIQKAADLAQQNLENLEGFTRPLGERGDDLVNNIDTSVEKLAVVLDNVSTFTNNLNSSNGSLSRLVNDPELYQRLNAVACNLQDLTSDLRPIIKDARVFSDKIARHPERLGVRGAIDRSSGVK, via the coding sequence ATGGACGAACGGGTCATCCAGTTTCGAGTCGGCGTGATGGTGCTGGCCGCGCTCATCATCACCGCCATCCTCGTGCTGCTCTTTGGCGAGCTGCCCGCCATGGTGCGCGGCACCTACACCGTCTATATGCACTTTCCCGAGGCCCACGACGTCTCCGCCGACTCTCCCGTGCGCAAAAGCGGCATCCTCATCGGCCGCGTCACCAGCGTCGAATTCGCCGAAGGTGGCGGCGTGCTCGTCACCGCCAAGATCCGCGACGAGATCACCCTCCGCCGCAACGAAATCGCCCGACTCAGCAGCTCGCTGTTGGGTGGCGACGGCGAAATCCAGATCGTCCCCTCCCCGCCAGACGCCAAGCTCCCCGACGAGCCCGTCAAATCGGGCGACCTAATCGTCGGTCAGGCGCCGCCGTCCGATCCGATCCAGGTCGTCGGTCGGCTCGAGGGAGACCTCTCCACCGCCATCACCTCCATCGGCCGCACCAGCGACCAGATCGGACAATTGGCGGGGCAAGTCAACGACCTCTTGCGTGGAAATGGCGAACAGTTCAGCCGCATCGTGACTAAAGTCGAGCGCACGCTCGACGGACTGCAAACGGCGGTCGGCTCTGTCAACGAGATGCTGGCCGATCCCGATGCGCCGCTGCCGCCACAGGCCGAGGGGCCCTTGCCCGAAGCCACGGCCATGAACCAACCCACCCCCGCCGGCGCCGCTGGCCAGCCGCAAACGGTGGTCATCGAGCCCCCCGACGAGGCGCTCACGCCGCGCAGTCGGGGCCAACTGCGCCGCGCGATGGAAGAATTACCGCAAATCATGAGCGATGTGCGCGACGCGGTGCAGCGCATCCAAAAGGCGGCCGATCTGGCGCAGCAGAATCTGGAAAACTTGGAAGGCTTCACCCGCCCCCTGGGCGAGCGCGGCGACGATCTGGTGAACAACATCGACACCAGCGTCGAAAAACTGGCCGTGGTGCTCGACAACGTCAGCACCTTCACGAACAACCTCAACAGTTCCAACGGGTCGCTCAGCCGACTCGTCAACGATCCCGAACTGTATCAACGCTTGAACGCCGTCGCCTGCAACTTGCAGGACCTCACCAGCGACCTGCGTCCCATCATCAAAGACGCGCGTGTCTTTTCCGACAAGATCGCCCGCCATCCAGAACGACTGGGCGTCCGCGGCGCCATCGACCGCAGTTCCGGCGTGAAATAG
- a CDS encoding ABC transporter ATP-binding protein, translating into MVDSARNTSAAPLVEVDHVHVSFGRQRVLRDVSLSIPRGQTLAIIGESGCGKTVLLKTLIALVHPTRGQVRFDHQDLSLLGERELASQRIRFGFVFQMAALFDSMTIGQNVGFPLRQHTAKKDAEIRELVVTRLAEVGLPSNVLSKKPAELSGGMRKRVGLARALALNPELVLYDEPTTGLDPIMSDVINELMISTRQKHGVTSVLVTHDMKSAKKVADRIVMLYPLSRLRENEPQILFDGTPEQIERCGDSRVTQFVRGEAGERLMEMAEQAEAESGA; encoded by the coding sequence ATGGTCGATTCCGCTCGCAACACAAGCGCCGCGCCGCTGGTCGAAGTCGACCACGTGCATGTCAGCTTCGGCCGGCAGCGCGTGCTGCGCGATGTGAGCCTGTCGATCCCCCGCGGACAAACGCTGGCCATCATTGGCGAAAGTGGCTGCGGCAAGACCGTGCTCCTCAAAACGCTCATCGCGCTGGTGCATCCCACGCGTGGCCAGGTGCGCTTCGATCACCAAGACCTGAGCCTGCTCGGCGAGCGCGAGCTGGCCAGCCAGCGCATCCGCTTTGGCTTCGTCTTTCAAATGGCCGCGCTTTTCGACAGCATGACCATCGGTCAGAACGTCGGCTTTCCGCTCCGGCAGCACACCGCCAAAAAAGACGCCGAAATCCGCGAGCTGGTCGTTACCCGACTGGCCGAGGTCGGCCTCCCCTCCAATGTTCTCTCCAAGAAGCCCGCCGAGTTGTCGGGCGGCATGCGCAAACGCGTGGGCCTGGCCCGCGCGCTGGCCCTCAATCCTGAGCTGGTGCTGTACGACGAGCCGACCACCGGACTCGATCCGATCATGAGCGACGTCATCAACGAGCTCATGATCAGCACCCGCCAGAAGCATGGCGTGACCAGTGTGCTGGTGACGCACGACATGAAGAGCGCCAAGAAAGTCGCCGATCGCATTGTGATGCTCTATCCCCTTTCGCGGCTGCGCGAAAACGAGCCACAGATCCTGTTCGACGGCACGCCCGAACAGATCGAGCGCTGCGGCGATTCGCGAGTCACGCAGTTTGTGCGGGGCGAGGCGGGTGAGCGACTTATGGAAATGGCCGAACAGGCAGAAGCAGAGAGCGGGGCCTAG
- a CDS encoding putative addiction module antidote protein, producing MKHKASISHDEATIRELRDNPAYAAEYLQAALEESDEPQVLLIALRHLAETKGGIAKVAQAAGIQRESLYRALSTKGNPRLSTLTAVIKAIGLRLTVETAK from the coding sequence ATGAAACACAAGGCCAGTATTTCGCACGACGAGGCGACCATTCGCGAACTGCGAGACAACCCCGCCTATGCCGCCGAATACCTTCAGGCTGCCCTGGAGGAATCGGATGAGCCGCAGGTGCTGCTGATCGCCTTGCGACATTTGGCCGAAACCAAGGGGGGCATTGCCAAAGTCGCCCAGGCGGCCGGCATCCAACGCGAGAGCCTCTACCGCGCGCTCTCGACCAAAGGCAACCCACGACTCTCCACCTTAACCGCCGTCATCAAGGCAATTGGACTGCGCCTCACCGTCGAAACGGCGAAGTGA